From Priestia filamentosa, a single genomic window includes:
- a CDS encoding putative sulfate exporter family transporter has protein sequence MDKKRLFFNKDKEKLPCTTVTFPWFIIGFLIMSFLNTLGLFTEETRFYLQTIAYLLIFMAMGALGLQVRIETLIKNGKSAFFACLFDSFVLSVGGFFIVFWTY, from the coding sequence ATGGATAAGAAGCGTTTATTTTTTAATAAGGACAAAGAAAAACTCCCCTGTACGACCGTTACTTTTCCTTGGTTTATCATTGGATTTCTTATCATGAGTTTTCTCAATACGCTTGGGCTTTTTACAGAAGAAACAAGATTCTATTTGCAAACAATTGCTTACTTGCTCATTTTCATGGCTATGGGAGCTCTTGGATTACAGGTCAGAATAGAAACCCTCATAAAAAACGGGAAGAGTGCTTTCTTTGCCTGTTTGTTCGATTCTTTCGTTTTATCTGTTGGTGGGTTTTTCATCGTTTTTTGGACTTATTGA
- a CDS encoding LysR family transcriptional regulator, with protein sequence MYYDALKTFVNVVEERNFTKAAEKLRISQPSVSLHIKNLEEEFQTTLLKRTPKMVTVTPTGEMLYERAKQILHLYKQAKQEIYEHHHFVQGKLTIGASFTIGEYVLPKLLSEFHQLYPHVEIEVLIDNTAQIAEHVRLFQADIGLIEGRINHTELQISPFSEDELSIIVEENSLFLTQKNLSLSDLQNQTWITREKGSGTREYLKHVLDSNGLKARAFITMSSNQAIKEAVLNGMGMSMLSTYALKKEERIAILPVKEAVFKRKFSYIESPVIEENKNKALFLTLLKKLMKK encoded by the coding sequence ATGTACTATGATGCTTTGAAAACATTTGTTAATGTAGTCGAGGAGAGAAATTTTACAAAAGCAGCCGAGAAACTACGGATTTCTCAACCTAGCGTAAGTTTACATATTAAAAATCTTGAAGAAGAATTTCAAACAACACTTCTTAAAAGAACGCCTAAAATGGTTACAGTAACTCCTACGGGAGAAATGCTTTATGAAAGAGCAAAGCAAATTCTTCATTTATACAAACAAGCAAAACAAGAAATTTACGAACATCATCACTTTGTTCAAGGTAAATTAACGATCGGGGCAAGTTTTACAATTGGTGAGTATGTGTTACCAAAGTTACTCAGTGAATTTCATCAACTATATCCACATGTAGAAATTGAAGTACTTATTGATAATACAGCACAAATTGCTGAACATGTACGACTTTTTCAAGCTGACATTGGCCTTATTGAAGGCCGAATCAATCATACTGAACTTCAGATTTCGCCATTTTCAGAAGACGAGCTTTCTATTATTGTAGAGGAAAACAGTTTGTTTCTGACTCAAAAAAATCTTTCTTTGTCAGATTTGCAAAATCAAACGTGGATTACGCGAGAAAAGGGATCAGGCACAAGAGAGTATTTAAAACATGTGCTTGATTCTAACGGTTTAAAAGCCCGTGCATTTATTACAATGAGCAGTAATCAAGCTATTAAAGAAGCGGTGTTGAACGGAATGGGAATGTCCATGTTATCTACATATGCTCTTAAAAAGGAGGAAAGGATAGCGATTCTTCCTGTGAAAGAAGCAGTTTTTAAACGTAAATTTTCTTATATAGAAAGTCCTGTTATAGAAGAAAACAAAAATAAAGCTCTTTTTCTAACATTATTAAAGAAACTAATGAAAAAATAA
- a CDS encoding LLM class flavin-dependent oxidoreductase, with translation MSNKKEIKVGLFLAGTGHHIASWRHPKAVEDGAMNLPYLINLAQTAEKGKLDMIFLADSLSVNKNSHPNIITRFEPLTLLTAMAGATKHIGLAATASTTYSEPFHIARQFASLDHLSSGRAGWNVVTSSIPQTGLNFSKTEHLEHDKRYERAEEFVEIVKGLWDSWEESAFIRNKEDGKFINEDKMHELGHKGEFFSVQGPLNIARAPQGYPVIIQAGSSPAGQALAAQIAEVIFTAQNNIEDAKKFYKGIKEQVRSFGRNPDEVLVMPGIFPIIGDTEEEAHAKYQELQDLIPVELGLSILSNYLGGIDLTQYPLQSRFSDLNIEKVDGVQSRYELIKKMAEKDDLTLEQLYKSVAGSRGHHIFIGTPEQLADKMEEWVEGEACDGFNLMPPLLPEGLETFVEKVVPILQERGVYRKEYEGKTLRDHLGLKEPKNRYASN, from the coding sequence ATGAGTAACAAAAAAGAAATAAAAGTTGGCCTGTTTCTTGCTGGTACTGGCCATCATATCGCATCTTGGAGACATCCGAAAGCAGTTGAGGATGGAGCAATGAATCTCCCTTATCTAATCAATTTAGCTCAGACAGCTGAAAAAGGGAAATTAGACATGATATTTTTAGCTGATAGCTTATCTGTTAACAAAAATTCTCATCCAAATATTATTACACGCTTTGAGCCTCTTACCCTTTTAACAGCTATGGCAGGGGCAACAAAACATATTGGCTTAGCTGCAACAGCTTCTACAACGTATAGCGAACCTTTTCATATTGCAAGACAGTTCGCTTCTTTAGATCATTTAAGCAGTGGACGTGCTGGATGGAATGTCGTAACATCTTCTATCCCTCAAACAGGTCTAAACTTCAGTAAAACCGAGCACCTTGAACATGACAAGCGCTATGAGCGTGCAGAAGAATTTGTGGAAATTGTAAAAGGTCTTTGGGATTCATGGGAAGAATCCGCGTTTATTCGCAATAAAGAAGACGGTAAATTTATTAATGAAGATAAAATGCACGAGCTTGGACATAAAGGTGAATTTTTCTCTGTTCAAGGTCCTTTAAATATTGCCCGTGCTCCTCAAGGATATCCAGTTATTATTCAAGCTGGTTCATCGCCGGCAGGACAGGCTCTGGCAGCGCAAATTGCTGAAGTGATTTTTACAGCCCAAAACAATATCGAAGACGCTAAAAAGTTCTACAAGGGAATTAAAGAGCAAGTGCGTTCTTTTGGTAGAAATCCTGATGAAGTTCTTGTTATGCCTGGGATTTTCCCGATTATTGGTGATACGGAAGAAGAAGCACATGCTAAATATCAAGAACTTCAAGATCTAATTCCTGTTGAGCTTGGATTAAGTATTTTATCCAATTACTTAGGTGGCATTGATTTAACTCAATATCCACTCCAAAGTCGGTTTTCTGACTTGAATATTGAAAAAGTAGACGGTGTCCAAAGTCGCTATGAACTTATTAAGAAAATGGCTGAAAAAGATGATCTTACATTAGAACAATTATATAAGTCTGTAGCAGGTTCACGTGGACATCATATCTTCATTGGTACACCAGAACAACTTGCAGATAAAATGGAAGAATGGGTTGAAGGAGAAGCTTGTGATGGTTTTAACCTTATGCCGCCACTTCTTCCTGAAGGCTTAGAAACCTTTGTTGAAAAAGTCGTTCCGATTCTTCAAGAGAGAGGCGTATATCGAAAAGAGTACGAAGGTAAAACACTTCGTGATCATCTTGGGTTAAAAGAACCTAAAAATCGCTATGCTTCTAATTGA
- a CDS encoding GNAT family N-acetyltransferase, translating into MRNYRLATEEDAEKLLDLTLRAYEPIRELGINFAAATADLAFVKKNVRNNMCYVLEEDRNIIATASLRMPWGPQPGPFEYPHIWWFAVDPSYGKKGIGSLMMEWLENTVLSETLKCPAVSLGTADKHPWLIEMYERKGYKKAGSQDLGKGHITVYLVKKLREDFQ; encoded by the coding sequence ATGAGAAACTATCGATTAGCAACTGAAGAAGATGCAGAGAAGCTTTTAGACTTAACACTTCGAGCATATGAGCCAATTCGAGAGCTAGGAATTAACTTTGCGGCAGCAACAGCAGACCTTGCATTCGTGAAGAAAAACGTTCGAAATAATATGTGTTATGTGTTGGAAGAAGATAGAAACATTATTGCAACAGCTTCACTTAGGATGCCTTGGGGCCCTCAGCCAGGACCCTTTGAATATCCGCATATTTGGTGGTTTGCAGTAGATCCAAGCTATGGTAAAAAGGGCATTGGAAGCTTAATGATGGAATGGTTAGAAAATACGGTACTAAGCGAAACCTTAAAATGTCCAGCAGTTTCTTTAGGAACGGCTGACAAACATCCTTGGCTTATTGAAATGTATGAGCGCAAAGGATATAAAAAGGCAGGGTCACAAGACTTAGGAAAAGGACATATTACCGTATATTTAGTTAAGAAGCTTCGTGAAGATTTTCAGTAA
- a CDS encoding amino acid ABC transporter permease, producing the protein MNFDLNYFINVFPDVIPYIPVTLLMAVVSMIVAIIVGLVLALITKSKIPVLHQLASLYISFFRAVPTLVQLFLIYYGLPQIFPGLQAMQALTAAIIGLSVKNSAYLAEIFRAGLDSVDKGQLEACTSVGMTKFQAYRRVILPQAARNAIPATGNTFIGLLKETSLAFTLGLTELFAQGKILASASARYLETYLAIAILYWLLTIIYSIVQSVIEKIIGKPYRN; encoded by the coding sequence ATGAATTTTGATTTAAATTATTTCATTAACGTTTTTCCGGACGTTATCCCGTATATTCCGGTTACATTGTTAATGGCCGTAGTTTCGATGATTGTTGCAATTATTGTAGGACTTGTACTTGCTCTTATTACAAAGAGTAAAATCCCTGTTTTGCATCAGTTAGCAAGCTTATACATTTCATTCTTTAGAGCGGTACCAACGCTTGTGCAACTTTTCTTAATTTATTATGGACTTCCACAGATTTTTCCGGGACTGCAGGCAATGCAAGCTCTAACAGCTGCCATTATTGGTCTAAGTGTGAAGAATTCCGCATATTTAGCTGAAATCTTTCGCGCAGGGTTAGACTCTGTTGATAAAGGGCAGCTTGAAGCATGTACATCTGTTGGAATGACAAAGTTTCAAGCATACCGAAGAGTGATTTTACCACAAGCAGCGAGAAATGCAATTCCTGCAACAGGGAATACGTTTATTGGATTGTTAAAAGAAACGTCTCTAGCATTTACACTAGGCTTAACAGAACTTTTTGCACAAGGTAAGATTTTAGCGTCTGCATCTGCTCGTTACCTTGAAACATATTTAGCAATTGCTATTTTATATTGGTTATTAACAATTATTTACAGTATTGTTCAATCTGTAATCGAAAAAATCATTGGGAAACCGTACCGAAACTAG
- a CDS encoding amino acid ABC transporter ATP-binding protein, whose translation MIVVKDLVKKFKDLTVLDGISLEVERGEVVAIIGPSGSGKSTFLRCLNLLETPNRGEIQIGDVKLNAERYSRKEANALTRQTAMVFQHYNLFKNKTVLQNVTEALIITKKMKPKEANEIGMNLLEQVGLAHKADSYPITLSGGQQQRIGIARALAIDPYALLFDEPTSALDPELVSGVLAVIKEIAERQTTMLIVTHEMDFAREVADKVIFMADGHIVEQGTPEEIFDFPKHERTKKFLQQVGSQ comes from the coding sequence TTGATCGTTGTAAAAGACTTGGTAAAAAAATTCAAAGATTTAACGGTTCTAGATGGAATAAGTCTAGAAGTTGAGCGAGGAGAAGTTGTTGCAATTATCGGTCCTTCTGGTTCTGGTAAATCAACGTTTCTTCGCTGCTTGAACTTGCTTGAGACTCCTAATAGGGGAGAAATTCAAATTGGGGATGTTAAGCTGAATGCAGAGAGATATAGTCGCAAAGAAGCGAATGCTTTAACAAGGCAAACAGCGATGGTTTTTCAACATTACAATCTTTTTAAAAACAAAACAGTGCTTCAAAATGTAACAGAGGCACTTATTATAACGAAAAAAATGAAACCAAAAGAAGCGAATGAGATTGGAATGAATCTTTTAGAACAAGTTGGCCTTGCTCATAAAGCGGACAGCTACCCTATTACACTTTCAGGGGGACAGCAGCAGCGAATTGGAATAGCAAGAGCACTTGCTATTGATCCATATGCTCTTTTGTTTGATGAGCCTACATCAGCTCTAGACCCTGAACTTGTATCTGGAGTGCTTGCGGTTATTAAAGAAATCGCAGAAAGACAAACAACAATGCTAATTGTAACTCATGAAATGGACTTTGCGCGTGAAGTAGCAGACAAGGTTATTTTTATGGCGGATGGCCATATTGTTGAGCAAGGAACACCAGAGGAAATCTTTGACTTCCCAAAACATGAACGTACCAAAAAATTCTTACAGCAAGTTGGTAGTCAATAA